One Streptomyces sp. NBC_00223 genomic window carries:
- a CDS encoding ATP-binding protein: MCTSLKHGEPRPPCLKQWSLPETPAEDARLVVSELVSNAIVHGSGDVRLRLRHDDHELRIRVTDDSTAPARRRRASTAGLSGRGLHLVACLSLRWGVADGGRTTYAVIPTLTEAPPCRRTTQSSTEPTC, from the coding sequence ATGTGCACGTCGCTCAAGCACGGCGAACCACGGCCACCGTGCTTGAAGCAGTGGTCGTTGCCGGAGACGCCGGCAGAGGACGCCCGGCTCGTCGTCTCGGAGTTGGTGTCCAACGCGATCGTCCACGGTTCCGGGGATGTCCGATTGCGACTGCGACACGACGACCACGAGCTTCGAATCCGAGTCACCGACGACAGCACCGCACCGGCGAGGCGACGACGTGCAAGTACCGCCGGACTCAGTGGTCGAGGGCTGCACCTCGTCGCCTGCCTGTCGCTTCGGTGGGGCGTCGCGGACGGCGGCCGAACGACATACGCGGTCATTCCCACTCTCACGGAGGCACCCCCATGTCGCCGCACAACGCAGTCAAGCACGGAGCCGACGTGTTGA
- a CDS encoding HAD family hydrolase, producing MTAPTHESPPAPVAPSDHRSRALLLDLDGVLLDTRPVMRKAWQRVKEIHGVALPFRDYERHLGREFGDIMQRLGLTDTEAVRQTYEAESVATAHLAEEFAGIVETLHAFVAADWRLGVVTSKHVDRAAPLLARLGCPFSTIRTPAGAGRTKPAPDPLLLALVDLGVDPASAVYVGDMAVDQESAARAGVPYVHAAWGYGQPAAPGPETAASPKELLSLLLPAKQLVEGSTV from the coding sequence ATGACCGCTCCCACTCACGAATCGCCGCCGGCTCCGGTCGCGCCGAGCGACCACAGGTCGCGCGCTCTTCTCCTCGACCTCGACGGCGTCCTGCTCGACACGCGTCCGGTGATGCGGAAGGCGTGGCAGAGGGTCAAGGAGATCCATGGCGTCGCGCTCCCCTTCCGCGACTACGAGCGCCACCTGGGTCGCGAGTTCGGGGACATCATGCAGCGATTGGGCCTGACCGACACCGAAGCTGTCCGCCAGACGTACGAGGCGGAGTCCGTGGCCACCGCGCACCTCGCGGAGGAGTTCGCCGGCATCGTCGAGACGCTCCACGCCTTCGTGGCCGCCGACTGGCGGCTGGGCGTCGTGACGTCCAAGCACGTCGACCGGGCGGCCCCGCTCCTCGCGCGCCTCGGATGTCCCTTCTCGACCATCCGCACGCCCGCCGGAGCGGGCCGGACGAAGCCGGCCCCGGACCCGCTCCTCCTGGCGCTGGTCGACCTGGGAGTCGACCCCGCCTCCGCCGTCTACGTGGGTGACATGGCGGTCGACCAGGAGTCGGCCGCACGCGCCGGCGTCCCCTATGTACACGCTGCATGGGGCTACGGGCAGCCGGCGGCTCCCGGCCCCGAGACGGCCGCGTCGCCCAAGGAACTGCTGAGCCTCCTCCTCCCCGCCAAGCAGCTCGTCGAGGGGAGCACGGTGTGA
- a CDS encoding thymidylate synthase, which yields MTSLTADSIAELFSGAVMLAKSGEKISPRGMATHEVRDVHLLLTQPRARLLYAPPARIVNPAFAVAETVWHLSGSDAPWIFDYNNRLRQFADDGILLGAYGPRMRNWAGKVDQLARVVEILQADPDSRRALIQLYDPAQDAAGHKDVPCTLGFRFHLRAGRLHMATMMRGQDVWIGMPYDVFFYTVLHELVAGWLDAELGEFHLHIGSLHIYDEHIEQADALTSLSASEVMPDLRTPWTGFSGLLDQVEARDMTGHPGWDAMAETLRSYRLWKDGKREQAWRAADAIDGPLGQALTTWYAELERRSAKRAATAGAR from the coding sequence ATGACATCCCTCACGGCCGACAGCATCGCCGAGCTGTTCTCCGGCGCCGTCATGCTGGCCAAGTCCGGCGAGAAGATCAGCCCCCGGGGCATGGCCACCCACGAAGTCCGCGACGTGCACCTGCTGCTCACCCAGCCGCGTGCCCGCCTGCTCTACGCCCCGCCCGCCCGCATCGTGAATCCGGCCTTCGCCGTCGCCGAGACGGTCTGGCACCTGTCCGGATCCGACGCCCCGTGGATCTTCGACTACAACAACCGGCTGCGGCAGTTCGCCGACGACGGCATCCTCCTGGGGGCGTACGGCCCGAGGATGCGGAACTGGGCCGGCAAGGTCGACCAACTCGCCCGCGTCGTGGAAATCCTCCAAGCGGACCCCGACTCCCGGCGAGCCCTGATCCAGCTCTACGACCCGGCCCAGGACGCCGCCGGGCACAAGGACGTGCCCTGCACCCTCGGGTTCCGGTTCCACCTGCGCGCCGGCCGCCTGCACATGGCGACCATGATGCGCGGCCAGGACGTATGGATCGGCATGCCGTACGACGTGTTCTTCTACACCGTGCTGCACGAGCTGGTCGCCGGATGGCTCGACGCGGAACTCGGGGAGTTCCACCTGCACATCGGCTCGCTGCACATCTACGACGAGCACATCGAGCAGGCCGACGCGCTGACCTCGCTCTCGGCGAGCGAGGTCATGCCCGACCTGCGAACGCCCTGGACGGGCTTCTCCGGCCTGCTCGACCAGGTCGAGGCCCGCGACATGACCGGCCATCCCGGCTGGGACGCGATGGCCGAGACGCTGCGCAGCTACCGGCTGTGGAAGGACGGCAAGCGCGAGCAGGCGTGGCGGGCGGCCGACGCGATCGACGGGCCCCTCGGCCAGGCCCTCACCACCTGGTACGCAGAGCTGGAACGTCGCTCGGCCAAGCGCGCCGCGACGGCCGGGGCAAGGTGA
- a CDS encoding carbamoyltransferase family protein, whose amino-acid sequence MKRTPSVILGLCSYTHDSSAALLVDGELVGFVEEERLSEQKHTKLYPARAVGWLLDQAKLSATDVDAVAYNFQPARYLAESPAALRMALSPTTRDRSLARAHGFAKVALRTRRRLRVLGSQFPSARVTPVLHHRAHQLTAYAASGWEEAAVLVVDSLGERQTTTIAHGHGVQRPRVQTLEAINDPASLGYVYGAVTEHLGWRRGDEEGTVMALAALGDPARFRHLFTTAVRTTATGFRIHPGYFPTRTLTSGYPRTSRRFVAETCSERHPNEPLTDVHRDLAAALQERTEQVMVHLARRARVLTGSRRLCVGGGVATNCVSIGKIIEAGIFDEVFVPPAPGDAGTAIGAALAVHVDGRSPRPVAGIARHCYLGPSYEDQPLDLTPWPGLRQKTLGIETAEFLADQLAHGMIAGLFQGGVEAGPRALGNRSILASPLEPGVVERLNATVKFREPFRPFAPMVPAERAAEFFTLGQTAPYMSMASGVTDLTRERVPAIVHANGTARLQTVTRSQNPFMHAVLTAFGRRTGVPVLINTSLNVKGKPICGTPEMALDCLANSGLDALLLEGRWITK is encoded by the coding sequence ATGAAGCGCACCCCTTCCGTGATCCTCGGTCTGTGCTCGTACACCCACGACTCCTCGGCCGCCCTTCTCGTGGACGGCGAACTCGTCGGCTTCGTCGAGGAGGAACGCCTCTCCGAGCAGAAGCACACCAAGCTCTACCCGGCTCGCGCCGTGGGCTGGCTCCTCGACCAGGCCAAGCTGAGCGCCACCGACGTGGACGCCGTCGCCTACAACTTCCAGCCCGCCCGCTACCTCGCCGAGTCGCCCGCCGCCCTGCGCATGGCGCTCTCGCCGACGACACGCGACCGGAGCCTGGCCCGCGCCCACGGGTTCGCCAAGGTCGCCCTGCGGACCCGGCGACGGCTGCGCGTCCTCGGCAGCCAGTTCCCCTCGGCCCGCGTCACACCGGTCCTGCACCACCGCGCCCACCAGCTCACGGCCTACGCCGCCTCCGGCTGGGAGGAAGCCGCCGTCCTCGTGGTCGACAGCCTCGGCGAGCGGCAGACCACCACCATCGCCCACGGTCACGGCGTTCAGCGCCCCCGCGTCCAGACCCTGGAAGCGATCAACGACCCGGCCTCCCTCGGCTACGTATACGGCGCCGTCACCGAGCACCTGGGCTGGCGCCGGGGCGACGAGGAGGGCACCGTCATGGCGCTGGCCGCCCTCGGTGACCCCGCCCGGTTCCGCCACCTGTTCACCACGGCCGTCCGCACGACGGCCACGGGCTTCCGCATCCACCCCGGCTACTTCCCGACGCGCACCCTCACCTCGGGATACCCGAGGACATCCAGGCGGTTCGTCGCCGAGACCTGCTCCGAGCGGCACCCGAACGAACCGCTCACCGATGTCCACCGAGACCTGGCGGCTGCCCTCCAGGAGCGGACCGAGCAGGTGATGGTCCACCTCGCCCGCCGCGCCCGTGTGCTCACCGGCTCCCGGCGCCTGTGCGTGGGTGGCGGCGTCGCCACGAACTGCGTGAGCATCGGGAAGATCATCGAGGCCGGAATCTTCGACGAGGTGTTCGTCCCGCCGGCGCCCGGAGACGCCGGAACCGCCATCGGGGCCGCCCTCGCCGTGCATGTCGATGGGCGCAGCCCTCGCCCGGTCGCCGGCATCGCCCGCCACTGTTACCTCGGCCCCTCCTACGAGGACCAGCCCCTCGACCTGACCCCCTGGCCCGGCCTCCGCCAGAAGACCCTCGGCATCGAGACCGCCGAGTTCCTCGCCGACCAGCTCGCCCACGGCATGATCGCCGGACTGTTCCAGGGAGGGGTCGAAGCCGGGCCGCGTGCCCTGGGCAACCGCTCGATCCTCGCCTCCCCGCTGGAGCCCGGCGTCGTCGAGCGGCTCAACGCCACCGTGAAGTTCCGCGAGCCGTTCCGGCCCTTCGCCCCCATGGTCCCGGCCGAGCGCGCCGCCGAATTCTTCACCCTCGGCCAGACGGCGCCGTACATGTCCATGGCCTCCGGGGTGACAGACCTGACGCGCGAGCGGGTCCCGGCCATCGTGCACGCCAACGGCACCGCCCGCCTGCAGACCGTCACCCGGTCGCAGAACCCGTTCATGCACGCGGTGCTGACCGCCTTCGGCCGCCGGACCGGCGTACCCGTGCTGATCAACACCTCCCTCAACGTCAAGGGCAAGCCGATCTGCGGGACACCCGAGATGGCCCTGGACTGCCTGGCCAACTCCGGCCTCGACGCCCTGCTCCTCGAAGGGCGGTGGATCACCAAATGA
- a CDS encoding glycosyltransferase family protein — MKIGYSFWGFLGNGVTDTPDGGRSHRRPFIDALLARGHEIVFLQSDRDRLEAGDDLGGAYTFDDGLPGIDALFLEWRWAIPGRNTTVCGSEGHTCDLHRQAQLINHYTARHRTPTVIWDKDRTLRAESVWRRTAHTRVCEAALAPTLGAHSLLFPVAEDLLAQADPLTLVARPRDLALGYVGNQYDRDEPFDRFFAPAAAHVEHLVAGKWTKTGRWPHVRFAGRIPFEAAAGVYGRSLATVLMLPERYAAVGQMTQRIFEAVLAGCLPLAPADIRFADRFVPKELVVHSGSDVLERLSYLREIAGTEQHATLIAACVDRLRLFGLCKQVNTLESILHGLLQTTATERGAA, encoded by the coding sequence ATGAAGATCGGATACAGCTTCTGGGGCTTCCTCGGCAACGGCGTCACCGACACCCCCGACGGAGGCCGCAGCCACCGCCGCCCCTTCATCGACGCCCTCCTTGCCCGCGGTCACGAGATCGTCTTCCTCCAGTCCGACCGCGACCGCCTCGAAGCCGGTGACGACCTCGGCGGCGCGTACACCTTCGACGACGGCCTGCCCGGCATCGACGCCCTGTTCCTGGAGTGGCGCTGGGCCATCCCCGGCCGCAACACCACCGTGTGCGGCAGCGAGGGGCACACCTGCGACCTCCACCGGCAGGCCCAGCTCATCAACCACTACACGGCCCGGCACCGGACGCCCACCGTCATCTGGGACAAGGACCGCACCCTGCGCGCCGAGAGCGTGTGGCGCCGCACGGCCCACACCCGCGTCTGCGAGGCCGCGCTCGCACCGACCCTCGGCGCACACTCGCTGCTCTTCCCCGTCGCCGAGGACCTCCTCGCCCAGGCCGATCCCCTCACCCTTGTGGCGCGGCCCCGGGATCTCGCGCTCGGCTACGTAGGCAACCAGTACGACCGCGACGAGCCCTTCGACCGCTTCTTCGCCCCGGCCGCCGCCCACGTCGAGCACCTGGTCGCCGGGAAGTGGACGAAGACCGGCCGCTGGCCGCACGTTCGCTTCGCGGGCCGGATCCCCTTCGAGGCCGCCGCCGGCGTCTACGGCCGGTCCCTGGCCACGGTGCTCATGCTCCCCGAGCGGTACGCCGCCGTCGGGCAGATGACCCAGCGCATCTTCGAGGCCGTGCTCGCCGGCTGCCTGCCGCTGGCCCCGGCGGACATCCGCTTCGCCGACCGGTTCGTCCCGAAGGAACTGGTCGTGCACTCCGGCAGCGACGTGCTCGAACGCCTCTCCTACCTGCGCGAGATCGCCGGCACCGAGCAGCACGCCACCCTGATCGCCGCATGTGTGGACCGCCTGCGCCTGTTCGGCCTGTGCAAGCAGGTCAACACCCTGGAGTCCATCCTGCACGGCCTCCTCCAGACCACCGCGACCGAGCGGGGAGCTGCCTGA
- a CDS encoding topology modulation protein yields MKKVAIVGCGGSGKSHVARELGRILDAPVTHLDAAFYDDEWNALPMDKFTDVQRELVAQPRWVIDGNYNSTLQVRLEACDTVVLMDVSTVAALYGIFSRQIGHGAGHKGNGIHNRIHWGVIKYVATYRRKMRPRVMAKIEEFGSGADVVLLANRRQTRRWLRKVAAEQS; encoded by the coding sequence ATGAAGAAGGTCGCCATCGTCGGCTGCGGAGGCAGCGGCAAATCCCACGTGGCCCGCGAACTGGGCAGGATCCTCGACGCCCCGGTGACGCACCTGGACGCCGCGTTCTACGACGACGAGTGGAACGCGCTGCCCATGGACAAGTTCACCGACGTCCAGCGCGAGCTGGTCGCGCAGCCGCGGTGGGTGATCGACGGCAACTACAACTCGACGCTGCAGGTACGGCTCGAAGCCTGCGACACGGTGGTCCTGATGGACGTGTCGACCGTGGCGGCGCTGTACGGGATCTTCTCCCGGCAGATCGGGCACGGGGCCGGGCACAAGGGCAACGGGATTCACAACCGCATCCACTGGGGCGTGATCAAGTACGTCGCCACGTACCGGCGCAAGATGCGACCCCGCGTGATGGCGAAGATCGAGGAGTTCGGCTCCGGCGCCGATGTGGTGCTGCTGGCCAACCGGCGCCAGACGCGCCGCTGGCTGCGGAAGGTGGCCGCCGAGCAGTCCTGA
- a CDS encoding class I SAM-dependent methyltransferase encodes MNEPNPFLDPARQSELYGHASRLAGRTSALMRAKTAGHPVPETIVSLVQTHHARPDRLGVVLDIGCGRGTSSLVIAEQLRPKRVVGLDAAPSLLAQARERAKNLPDSTVEFVEGDFHDLPLPDGSSDVVVAAFCLYHSLHPEDVVGQIARVLAPGGVAVLVTKGLDSYREMDQLVASAGLDPRAAQRESLYTAAHSGNLADVAASSLDVIAVLDEEHVFTFDGHDHTAQYLATNPKYDLAPGLYGNPGALAATLHECLPDRPLTTRSRITFVVAQPKEGGEPT; translated from the coding sequence ATGAACGAGCCCAACCCGTTCCTGGACCCCGCCCGGCAGTCGGAGCTGTACGGACACGCCTCGCGGCTGGCCGGGCGGACCAGTGCCCTGATGCGCGCCAAGACCGCCGGACACCCGGTGCCCGAGACGATCGTCAGCCTGGTACAGACCCACCACGCCCGGCCGGACCGGCTCGGCGTGGTGCTCGACATCGGCTGCGGTCGCGGCACGAGCAGCCTCGTCATCGCCGAGCAGCTCCGGCCCAAGCGCGTCGTGGGCCTGGACGCCGCCCCCTCCCTGCTCGCCCAGGCCCGCGAGCGCGCCAAGAACCTGCCCGACAGCACGGTGGAGTTCGTCGAAGGCGACTTCCACGACCTCCCTCTGCCCGACGGGTCGAGCGATGTCGTCGTCGCGGCGTTCTGCCTCTACCACTCGCTGCACCCCGAGGACGTCGTCGGGCAGATCGCCAGGGTCCTCGCCCCCGGTGGTGTGGCCGTGCTCGTCACCAAGGGCCTCGACAGCTACCGGGAGATGGACCAGCTGGTCGCCTCCGCCGGCCTCGATCCGCGTGCCGCCCAGCGCGAGAGCCTCTACACCGCAGCCCACAGCGGCAACCTCGCCGACGTGGCCGCCTCCTCGCTCGACGTGATCGCCGTCCTGGACGAGGAACACGTCTTCACCTTCGACGGCCACGACCACACGGCGCAGTACCTGGCCACCAACCCCAAGTACGACCTGGCGCCCGGCCTGTACGGCAACCCCGGTGCCCTGGCGGCGACCCTGCACGAGTGCCTTCCCGACCGGCCGCTGACCACCCGTTCCCGGATCACCTTCGTCGTCGCCCAGCCGAAGGAAGGAGGAGAGCCGACATGA
- a CDS encoding phosphotransferase, with product MSPAPFTKHYAEPERAAGAVRHYRWLTAHAKPLRQPALHTAGPRFLTFERIEGRPVRPEDLPRVAELLGHAHGSAWTSDLHSASLDTPHHFQDGTQFDDYLGPRRVALRRRHEQGYLPNKTALHAMLDLLQATAEGPCAFYKDSNPRNFIITSTQDIVAVDTDDLSLTPMGYDLAKLVATLHLTYGPLTDQAVTTALLAYNAAARRHDARLGTTDRGQLDSFLGLHAVLTAPYVGRNGYHYSLPLRFSHRGAS from the coding sequence ATGAGCCCCGCCCCGTTCACCAAGCACTACGCGGAACCCGAGCGCGCGGCGGGGGCGGTGCGCCACTACCGGTGGCTCACCGCGCACGCCAAACCGCTGCGGCAGCCGGCCCTCCACACCGCCGGACCGCGGTTCCTGACGTTCGAACGGATCGAGGGCCGCCCTGTACGCCCCGAGGACCTCCCGCGCGTGGCGGAACTGCTGGGCCATGCCCACGGTTCCGCCTGGACCAGCGACCTGCACTCCGCATCGCTGGACACCCCGCACCACTTCCAGGACGGCACGCAGTTCGACGACTACCTCGGGCCCCGGAGGGTCGCTCTGCGGCGACGTCACGAGCAGGGCTACCTGCCGAACAAGACGGCACTGCACGCGATGCTCGACCTGCTGCAAGCGACCGCCGAGGGACCGTGCGCCTTCTACAAGGACAGCAACCCGCGGAACTTCATCATCACCAGCACGCAGGACATCGTCGCTGTCGACACCGACGACCTGTCCCTCACCCCGATGGGCTACGACCTCGCCAAGCTCGTCGCGACGCTCCACCTGACCTACGGGCCGCTCACGGACCAAGCCGTCACCACCGCACTGCTCGCGTACAACGCGGCAGCCCGACGCCACGACGCCCGGCTGGGCACGACGGACCGGGGCCAGCTCGACAGCTTCCTGGGCCTGCACGCCGTGCTCACCGCCCCGTACGTCGGCCGCAACGGCTACCACTACAGCCTGCCCCTCCGTTTCAGCCACCGAGGAGCCTCATGA
- a CDS encoding histidine phosphatase family protein, which translates to MIITELVFVRHGQAQCNAAGLVGGPRTCTGLTNLGYAQAEQAARRLATEHLKRPFDVIYTGPRIRLVQTGEIIAQTLQIPVHHDDRLDGPVHGDADGRPWDAVKTAADGGPHAHPDTPWANGSDTWNGFLERAGRNLSQLIEENHGKRVVFAAHGETVITAHTLLLGIPIGSPAGFTHNHASITRWQHHRNRLGQTRWMLDRHNDTEHLSLLTPEPTP; encoded by the coding sequence ATGATCATCACCGAACTCGTCTTCGTCCGGCACGGCCAGGCCCAGTGCAACGCGGCCGGCCTCGTCGGGGGACCGCGCACCTGCACCGGCCTGACCAACCTCGGGTACGCCCAAGCCGAACAGGCCGCACGCCGCCTGGCCACCGAGCACCTGAAGAGGCCCTTCGACGTCATCTACACCGGCCCTCGGATCCGCCTCGTCCAGACCGGCGAGATCATCGCCCAGACGCTCCAGATCCCCGTGCACCACGACGACCGACTCGACGGCCCGGTCCACGGTGACGCCGACGGCCGGCCCTGGGACGCGGTGAAGACGGCCGCCGACGGCGGGCCGCACGCCCACCCCGACACGCCCTGGGCCAACGGCTCCGACACCTGGAACGGGTTCCTGGAGCGCGCCGGCAGGAACCTGAGCCAGCTCATCGAGGAGAACCACGGCAAGCGCGTCGTCTTCGCCGCCCACGGGGAGACGGTGATCACCGCACACACCCTGCTGCTCGGCATCCCGATCGGCTCGCCCGCCGGATTCACCCACAACCACGCCTCCATCACCCGCTGGCAGCACCACCGCAACCGCCTGGGCCAGACCCGCTGGATGCTCGACCGGCACAACGACACCGAGCACCTCAGTCTCCTCACGCCGGAGCCGACCCCGTGA
- a CDS encoding aminoglycoside phosphotransferase, translating into MIATSRDPRIQLAHLLLGAVDIAADPALPPRVVRLVAGDGRQFIAKQHAERDRYAGELHAYRAWVTHLSGHAPELVGRDDATRTLLLTALAGDRADAFAPGSPEEELAHHEAGHVLGKLHRATTMLQGGAVGASLAERFQGWIDRAVHADLLDAAEENLLKHHAVILGASHMDSAICHLDYQPRNWLLGDTFGIYDFEHMRRDARVRDFARLEFRRWQAAPHLRTAFFDGYGRSPNDTERRLLESFGAIEAATALVKGHQENDAALSAHGRTVLSRIT; encoded by the coding sequence GTGATCGCGACTTCGCGCGACCCCCGGATACAACTGGCGCACCTCCTCCTCGGCGCAGTCGACATCGCAGCGGACCCCGCGCTCCCGCCCCGCGTCGTACGCCTGGTGGCCGGCGACGGGCGTCAGTTCATCGCGAAGCAGCACGCGGAGCGAGACCGGTACGCCGGTGAACTCCACGCCTACCGGGCGTGGGTCACCCATCTGAGCGGCCATGCGCCGGAGTTGGTCGGCCGGGATGACGCCACCCGCACCCTGCTGCTCACCGCGCTCGCAGGCGACCGGGCGGATGCCTTCGCTCCGGGCTCGCCCGAGGAGGAGCTGGCCCACCACGAGGCCGGGCACGTGTTGGGCAAGCTGCACCGGGCCACCACCATGCTCCAGGGCGGTGCCGTCGGCGCCTCGCTCGCCGAGCGGTTCCAGGGGTGGATCGACCGGGCCGTCCACGCCGACCTGCTCGACGCGGCCGAGGAGAACCTGCTGAAGCACCACGCGGTGATCCTGGGCGCCAGCCACATGGACAGCGCGATCTGCCACCTCGACTACCAGCCGCGCAACTGGCTGCTCGGCGACACCTTCGGCATCTACGACTTCGAGCACATGCGACGCGACGCCCGGGTCCGCGACTTCGCCCGGCTCGAATTCCGGCGCTGGCAGGCCGCACCCCACCTCCGCACCGCCTTCTTCGACGGCTACGGGCGCTCGCCCAACGACACCGAACGACGCCTCCTGGAGTCCTTCGGCGCCATTGAGGCGGCCACAGCCCTGGTCAAGGGCCACCAAGAGAACGACGCCGCCCTCAGCGCGCACGGCAGAACCGTCCTGTCCCGGATCACCTGA
- a CDS encoding NAD-dependent epimerase/dehydratase family protein produces MPQHEQPPTNASLRRAVVTGSAGFIGSHLAHSLVQAGTTVIGVDRRDPSTDPTAAANLAALRGRQGYHHVTADLLHCVIDPLLIDADAVFHLAGIPGVRPSWGPQFGDYLASNVLATHRVLEASTRIGVPRLVVASSSSVYGPTDGDASLETDRPNPASPYAVTKLAEEQLCLAYAERPGGPSVVALRYFTVYGPRQRADMFTHRALYAALTGQPLRLYGDGHQRRDFTYIGDVVAATIAAGVVPNAHGPINVGGGSNASLLDVIDIANSLTGREIQLHQDHVRNGDVLLTRADSGRAGEVLGWQPRVDLHSGLRAHMQALAAPVPDYSRAA; encoded by the coding sequence GTGCCACAGCACGAGCAGCCCCCGACCAACGCTTCCCTCCGACGGGCCGTGGTGACCGGCTCCGCCGGATTCATCGGCTCCCACCTCGCCCACTCCCTCGTCCAGGCCGGCACCACCGTGATCGGCGTGGACCGCCGAGACCCGTCCACCGACCCGACGGCCGCCGCCAACCTCGCCGCGCTGCGAGGACGCCAGGGATACCACCACGTCACGGCCGACCTCCTCCACTGCGTCATCGACCCCCTTCTGATCGACGCCGACGCGGTATTCCACCTCGCCGGCATCCCCGGCGTGCGGCCCTCCTGGGGACCGCAGTTCGGCGACTATCTCGCGTCCAACGTGCTGGCCACCCACCGCGTCCTCGAAGCCTCCACCCGGATCGGCGTCCCCCGACTGGTCGTCGCCTCCTCTTCCAGCGTCTACGGTCCGACCGACGGCGATGCGAGCCTCGAGACCGACCGCCCCAATCCCGCCTCCCCGTACGCCGTGACCAAGCTGGCCGAGGAGCAGCTCTGCCTCGCCTACGCCGAGCGCCCCGGCGGTCCCAGCGTCGTCGCCCTGCGGTACTTCACCGTCTACGGCCCCCGGCAGCGCGCCGACATGTTCACCCACCGCGCCCTGTACGCCGCTCTGACCGGACAGCCCCTGCGCCTGTACGGAGACGGCCACCAGCGCCGCGACTTCACCTACATCGGCGACGTAGTCGCCGCCACGATCGCCGCCGGCGTCGTTCCGAACGCTCACGGCCCCATCAACGTCGGCGGCGGCTCGAACGCGTCGCTGCTGGACGTGATCGACATCGCCAACAGCCTTACCGGCCGCGAGATCCAGCTCCACCAGGACCACGTGCGCAACGGGGACGTCCTGCTCACGCGTGCCGACTCCGGCCGCGCGGGAGAGGTCCTCGGCTGGCAGCCGCGCGTCGACCTCCACAGCGGACTGCGCGCGCACATGCAGGCTCTGGCCGCCCCGGTGCCGGACTACAGCCGGGCCGCGTAG
- a CDS encoding adenosylhomocysteinase, whose product METPERARLDAFFRRITAQFPAGQAITTLVITHLLPERPAFLRAMTAVSTIGAVLPKPRSIHQATLDTVRRTLPVHDLSRERFTDETQALHYLEDTAGGQDVVLADIGGYFAASLHTLVNKFSGRILGVVEDTENGHQRYAALGSLPCPVVSVARSPLKDCEDHLVGRSIVFSTDALVRARGDILTSRSACVIGFGKIGRSIAQTLRAQDLRVTVYDNDAVKRVQAHALGFRTSASTTEAVHDAELVLCATGNLALRHEDFAALRNGAYLGSVTSSEDELELSSLDDLYERRPVGPQLTRYEVTGHYFYVLADGGAVNFVHGAAVGTYIHLVQAEILAATAALSHARLQPGLHEMPAADRDTIARTWLRHFER is encoded by the coding sequence ATGGAAACCCCCGAGCGAGCACGGCTGGACGCCTTCTTTCGGAGGATCACCGCGCAGTTCCCCGCCGGGCAGGCGATCACAACGCTGGTCATCACCCACCTGCTCCCGGAACGCCCCGCGTTCTTGCGCGCCATGACGGCGGTGTCCACGATCGGCGCCGTCCTCCCCAAGCCCCGGTCGATCCACCAGGCGACCCTCGACACCGTCCGCCGCACCCTGCCGGTCCACGACCTGAGCCGGGAGCGGTTCACCGACGAGACCCAGGCCCTGCACTACCTGGAGGACACGGCCGGCGGCCAGGACGTCGTCCTGGCCGACATCGGTGGCTACTTCGCGGCCAGCCTCCACACCCTCGTGAACAAGTTCTCCGGCCGCATCCTCGGCGTGGTCGAGGACACCGAGAACGGACACCAGCGGTACGCGGCTCTCGGCTCGCTGCCGTGCCCGGTCGTGTCCGTGGCCCGCTCACCGCTCAAGGACTGCGAGGACCACCTCGTCGGCCGGTCCATCGTGTTCTCCACCGACGCCCTCGTCCGCGCCCGCGGGGACATCCTCACGAGCCGCAGCGCCTGCGTCATCGGCTTCGGCAAGATCGGCCGCTCCATTGCGCAGACCCTGCGCGCCCAGGACCTGCGCGTCACCGTGTACGACAACGACGCGGTCAAGCGGGTACAGGCGCACGCCCTCGGCTTCCGCACCAGCGCGTCCACCACCGAGGCCGTCCACGACGCGGAACTCGTCCTCTGCGCCACTGGCAATCTCGCCCTCCGGCACGAGGATTTCGCCGCCCTGCGCAACGGCGCGTACCTCGGATCGGTGACCTCCTCCGAGGACGAACTCGAACTCAGCAGCCTTGATGACCTCTACGAACGCAGACCCGTCGGACCCCAGTTGACTCGATACGAGGTCACTGGCCACTACTTCTACGTCCTCGCCGACGGGGGTGCCGTCAACTTCGTGCACGGCGCCGCCGTCGGCACCTACATCCACCTCGTACAGGCCGAGATACTCGCCGCCACCGCCGCACTCAGCCACGCGCGACTCCAGCCCGGACTGCACGAGATGCCGGCGGCCGACCGCGACACCATCGCCAGAACCTGGCTCCGCCACTTCGAAAGGTGA